A genomic region of Micromonospora sp. NBC_01796 contains the following coding sequences:
- a CDS encoding GntR family transcriptional regulator, with protein MIEFHLDGRSGVSPYMQLIHQVRQAMRLGLLREGDRLPTVKDVVAKVAINPNTVLKAYRELEYEGLVQPRPGVGTFVTRTLSDESLAAHGPLRLELEQWLTRARAAGLAEESIEALFLSTFRAPAEEKA; from the coding sequence GTGATCGAGTTTCACCTGGACGGCCGCTCCGGCGTCTCGCCGTACATGCAGTTGATCCACCAGGTGCGTCAGGCCATGCGGTTGGGCCTGCTGCGCGAGGGTGACCGGCTGCCCACGGTCAAGGACGTCGTGGCGAAAGTGGCGATCAACCCGAACACGGTGCTCAAGGCGTACCGCGAGCTTGAGTACGAGGGACTCGTGCAACCCCGGCCCGGCGTCGGGACGTTCGTGACCCGGACGCTGAGCGACGAGTCGCTGGCCGCGCACGGCCCGCTGCGCCTGGAACTGGAGCAGTGGCTGACCAGGGCCCGAGCAGCAGGCCTGGCCGAGGAGAGCATCGAGGCCCTCTTCCTCAGCACCTTCCGCGCGCCCGCCGAGGAGAAGGCATGA
- a CDS encoding ABC transporter ATP-binding protein, with product MTPVIETNGLGKRYGRRQALSDCTLSIPPGRVVGLVGPNGAGKSTLLQLACGLLAPTSGTIEVLGARPASGPAQVARVGFVAQDTPTYAGLSIADHLRLGARLNPGWDNDLATGRIRQLGLDPGQKAGKLSGGQRAQLALTLAIAKRPELLILDEPVASLDPLARREFMRTLMEFTAEHEASVVLSSHLVADLERVCDYLIVLAASKVQVAGEVDELLATHHRLTGPTRDPATFPPGHQVIQASHTERQSTVIVRSSAPIDDPSCTVDRLDLEDLVLAYMTQAATVGRTPVLETSR from the coding sequence ATGACCCCGGTCATCGAGACCAACGGCCTGGGCAAGCGGTACGGCCGCCGCCAGGCGTTGTCCGACTGCACCCTGAGCATTCCGCCGGGGCGGGTGGTGGGACTGGTCGGCCCCAACGGCGCCGGCAAGTCGACCCTGTTGCAGCTCGCCTGCGGCCTGCTGGCACCGACCTCCGGCACCATCGAGGTCCTCGGTGCGCGTCCGGCGTCCGGGCCGGCGCAGGTGGCCAGGGTCGGCTTCGTCGCCCAGGACACCCCGACGTACGCCGGACTGTCCATCGCCGACCACCTGCGCCTCGGCGCCCGGCTCAACCCCGGCTGGGACAACGACCTGGCGACCGGCCGGATCAGGCAACTCGGCCTCGATCCCGGTCAGAAGGCCGGCAAACTCTCCGGCGGTCAACGGGCCCAGCTCGCCCTGACCCTGGCCATCGCGAAGCGGCCCGAGCTGCTGATCCTCGACGAGCCGGTGGCCAGCCTCGATCCGCTGGCCCGGCGCGAGTTCATGCGGACCCTGATGGAGTTCACCGCCGAACACGAGGCCAGCGTCGTGCTCTCCTCGCACCTGGTCGCCGACCTGGAGCGGGTGTGCGACTACCTGATCGTGCTGGCCGCGTCGAAGGTGCAGGTCGCCGGGGAGGTGGACGAACTGCTGGCCACCCATCACCGGCTCACCGGGCCCACCCGTGACCCGGCCACGTTCCCGCCCGGTCACCAGGTGATCCAGGCCAGCCACACCGAACGGCAGTCGACCGTGATCGTACGCAGCTCGGCACCGATCGACGATCCGTCGTGCACCGTGGACAGGCTCGACCTGGAGGACCTCGTCCTCGCCTACATGACCCAGGCCGCCACCGTCGGCCGTACACCCGTGCTGGAGACGTCCCGATGA
- a CDS encoding ABC transporter permease subunit — MTWLTWRQFRIQAWMALAALAALVVALTVTGPNLARLSRSTGLAACQANCTAAADTFVNEAMTVVNSRVYVVALVFMFVLPGIIGVFWGAPLIARELETGTHRLIWNQSVTRTRWLAVKLVGVGLVSMATAGVFSLAVTWWAAPIDKANLDRMLPLVFPGRGIVPIGYAAFAFVVGVTAGMLVRRTIPAMAVTLVVVVAALVASPLYLRPHLVTPVSFTAPLDTSAMQSVRITESDMTVTGQVNQPGAWVVSNRTVTPSGQQFTGPADLQTCGRKTFSKEGCTAWLASLDLRQQAAYQPANRFWALQWYETAVFVALSVLLSAFCFWWVRRRLA; from the coding sequence ATGACCTGGCTCACCTGGCGCCAATTCCGTATCCAGGCGTGGATGGCGCTCGCCGCCCTGGCCGCGCTCGTGGTCGCGCTGACCGTCACCGGACCGAACCTGGCCCGGCTGTCCCGCAGCACCGGGCTGGCCGCCTGCCAGGCGAACTGCACGGCAGCCGCCGACACCTTCGTCAACGAGGCGATGACCGTGGTGAACAGCCGCGTCTACGTCGTCGCCCTCGTGTTCATGTTCGTGCTGCCCGGGATCATCGGGGTGTTCTGGGGCGCGCCGCTGATCGCCCGTGAGCTGGAGACCGGCACCCACCGGCTGATCTGGAACCAGAGCGTGACCCGTACCCGGTGGTTGGCGGTGAAGCTCGTCGGAGTCGGACTGGTCAGCATGGCCACGGCCGGTGTGTTCAGTCTCGCGGTGACCTGGTGGGCCGCGCCCATCGACAAGGCCAACCTCGACCGGATGCTGCCGCTGGTCTTCCCGGGCCGGGGCATCGTCCCGATCGGGTACGCCGCCTTCGCGTTCGTGGTCGGGGTGACCGCCGGCATGCTCGTACGTCGCACCATCCCGGCCATGGCCGTCACCCTCGTGGTGGTCGTCGCGGCCCTGGTCGCCTCGCCCCTCTACCTCCGCCCGCACCTGGTCACCCCGGTCAGCTTCACCGCGCCGCTGGACACCTCGGCCATGCAGTCGGTACGCATCACCGAGAGCGACATGACCGTCACCGGCCAGGTGAATCAACCGGGCGCCTGGGTGGTGTCCAACAGGACCGTCACCCCGAGCGGCCAGCAGTTCACCGGCCCGGCCGATCTTCAGACCTGCGGCCGGAAGACCTTCTCCAAGGAGGGATGCACCGCCTGGCTCGCCTCGCTCGACCTCCGGCAGCAGGCCGCCTACCAACCGGCCAACCGGTTCTGGGCCCTCCAGTGGTACGAGACGGCCGTCTTCGTCGCCCTCAGCGTGCTCCTGTCCGCCTTCTGCTTCTGGTGGGTACGCCGCAGGCTCGCCTAG
- a CDS encoding GrpB family protein: MAEYPQDVTQRYHGTPEQMAAALVGDPPARWQSIVIEDYDPAWVDRFAAASSPLTEALGGLVVGVEHVGSTSVPGLAAKPIIDIDLLVEDTTDESRYVPALETLGYRLVLREPWWHGHRMLVSTAEDVNLHVWPQDAPEPVRHRLFRDWLRSHPEDRELYATTKRRLARNTADRPGDYNLAKNDVIDAIYARIFATPPEPSY, from the coding sequence TTGGCCGAGTACCCGCAGGACGTCACGCAGCGCTATCACGGCACCCCCGAGCAAATGGCCGCCGCCCTGGTGGGCGATCCGCCGGCGAGGTGGCAGTCGATCGTCATCGAGGACTACGACCCGGCCTGGGTGGACCGGTTCGCCGCCGCCAGCTCGCCGCTCACCGAAGCGCTCGGCGGCCTGGTCGTCGGAGTGGAACACGTCGGGTCCACGTCGGTGCCGGGACTGGCGGCGAAGCCCATCATCGACATCGATCTCCTCGTCGAGGACACGACGGACGAGTCCCGCTACGTCCCCGCGTTGGAAACGCTCGGCTACCGACTCGTCCTCCGCGAGCCGTGGTGGCACGGGCACCGGATGCTTGTCAGCACCGCCGAGGACGTCAACCTGCACGTGTGGCCCCAGGACGCGCCGGAACCCGTACGGCACCGGCTGTTCCGCGATTGGCTGCGCTCGCATCCGGAGGACCGGGAACTGTACGCGACAACCAAGCGGCGCCTCGCCCGGAACACCGCAGACCGACCCGGCGACTATAACCTGGCGAAGAACGACGTGATCGATGCCATCTACGCCCGTATCTTCGCCACACCTCCGGAGCCTTCCTACTGA
- a CDS encoding VOC family protein, with protein MTTIDLFAGIPVRDYASAAAWYERLLGAPPAFLPNDVEAVWELAEHRYVFIEVRPEHAGHAMHTVFVDDFDARIPQIAERGLEPDERETYDNGVRKATFRDPDGNELAFGGAPL; from the coding sequence GTGACGACCATAGATCTGTTCGCGGGAATCCCGGTCCGCGACTACGCCTCGGCGGCTGCCTGGTACGAGCGACTTCTCGGCGCCCCGCCGGCATTTCTGCCCAACGACGTCGAAGCGGTGTGGGAGCTGGCCGAGCACCGGTACGTCTTCATCGAGGTACGGCCCGAGCACGCGGGGCACGCCATGCACACCGTTTTCGTGGACGACTTCGACGCCCGCATCCCCCAGATCGCCGAACGGGGTCTGGAGCCGGACGAGCGCGAAACCTACGACAACGGCGTACGCAAAGCCACTTTCCGCGACCCGGACGGCAACGAACTCGCCTTCGGCGGCGCCCCGCTCTAA
- a CDS encoding GNAT family N-acetyltransferase, producing MDTLEEEPARGAVEAFGVELAGWWGAHEDSHVAFVARLGGPEIVGMAWVALVPRVPRPGATSRLSADIQSVFVMPEHRGRGIGSALVRAASEHATDLGAVRVTVHSGRRAVPVYERLGFESSRQLLQRPPD from the coding sequence GTGGACACTCTTGAGGAGGAGCCGGCGCGGGGGGCCGTTGAGGCGTTCGGGGTGGAGCTTGCGGGGTGGTGGGGTGCGCACGAGGACTCGCATGTGGCGTTTGTTGCTCGGCTGGGCGGACCGGAGATCGTCGGCATGGCCTGGGTCGCGCTCGTACCCCGCGTCCCGAGACCCGGCGCGACGAGTCGGCTGTCCGCGGACATCCAGAGCGTTTTTGTCATGCCGGAACATCGAGGCCGGGGGATCGGCTCGGCGCTCGTACGGGCTGCTTCGGAACATGCGACCGACCTCGGTGCCGTTCGCGTGACGGTCCATTCCGGCCGCAGGGCGGTGCCGGTGTACGAACGGCTGGGCTTCGAGTCGTCCCGGCAACTCCTCCAGCGACCGCCGGACTAG
- a CDS encoding glycosyltransferase, whose protein sequence is MRVLFASLASVGHTYPLIPLAIAARDAGYEVHFAAGEDVHGALAANGLRPFRPADSFYEIYAEDLEPELARLKPDLVVHEWGLPGAAVAAARAGIPGIWHGFGRLIPEGIGFDLPTNNTEAPGRPHVDICPPSLQDEHFLATEERLVLRPVPFSAPAAAATGAIQRGSQPLIYLTLGTAFGTPELLTTAIEGLATLDARVVVAAGRVRPEQLGDLPDNVTVQTWSPQAELLPYVDVVVHHGGSGTTLGALGVGAPQLFLPQGADQFANSDAVSAAGAGLRLLPDEVSPDAVAEQVRKLLPRDGHNYHRDAARTIADEIARMPSPDEVARHLPAYAERG, encoded by the coding sequence ATGCGCGTACTGTTCGCCAGCCTTGCCTCGGTGGGACACACCTATCCGCTGATCCCGCTCGCGATCGCCGCACGCGACGCCGGGTACGAGGTCCACTTCGCCGCCGGTGAGGACGTGCACGGGGCGTTGGCGGCGAACGGACTGCGGCCCTTCCGCCCCGCGGACTCGTTCTACGAGATCTACGCCGAGGACCTGGAACCCGAACTGGCACGACTGAAGCCCGATCTCGTCGTACACGAATGGGGTCTGCCCGGAGCGGCCGTCGCCGCCGCGCGGGCCGGCATCCCCGGCATCTGGCACGGATTCGGACGCCTGATCCCCGAGGGCATCGGCTTCGATCTGCCCACGAACAACACCGAGGCTCCCGGACGCCCGCACGTCGACATCTGCCCGCCCTCCCTACAGGACGAGCACTTCCTCGCCACCGAGGAACGCCTCGTCCTGCGCCCCGTCCCGTTCTCCGCCCCGGCCGCCGCGGCGACCGGGGCCATCCAGCGCGGCTCGCAGCCGCTGATCTACCTGACCCTCGGCACCGCGTTCGGCACCCCCGAGCTGCTCACCACGGCCATCGAGGGCTTGGCGACGCTGGACGCGCGCGTGGTGGTCGCCGCCGGCCGGGTACGCCCCGAGCAGCTCGGCGACCTGCCGGACAACGTCACCGTGCAGACCTGGTCACCCCAGGCGGAACTGCTGCCGTACGTCGACGTGGTGGTGCACCACGGCGGCAGCGGCACCACCCTCGGCGCGCTCGGCGTCGGCGCCCCGCAGCTGTTCCTGCCCCAGGGGGCCGACCAGTTCGCCAACTCCGACGCGGTCAGCGCGGCCGGCGCCGGGCTGCGCCTGCTCCCCGACGAGGTGAGCCCGGACGCGGTCGCCGAGCAGGTACGGAAGCTGCTGCCGCGCGACGGACACAACTACCACCGCGACGCGGCCCGTACGATCGCCGACGAGATCGCCCGGATGCCCTCCCCGGACGAGGTCGCCCGCCACCTACCGGCGTACGCCGAACGTGGCTGA
- a CDS encoding ice-binding family protein, whose protein sequence is MPPPRPTGARRTITAAVRTALALTLIFATTVAIVLVRSPVASALTVPVPLGTAADFAVLAGTTVTNTGLSVVNGDLGVSPGATVSGFPPGVVNGDIHPDDAPAIQAQIDLTTAYNNAAGRTTTGTVAEDLGGTTLPTGVYESVSGAFELSGALTLDAEGDPNAVFIFKAASTLTTGTSSTVTLANGAQSCNVFWQVGSSATLGIDSVLRGDILASASISSAGGAEVDGRALASSGQVSLDTTTITASTCAVPGELSITAPAPVDLGSASPDGILSDNLGPVTVTDERLLSEPSWIATVVATDFTNTDIPLATISNEYISYWSGIADTTGAGTFTSGQPTEDDAEIIDEERIAYTLTDGVGNNTATWDPTVTIEVPLSAVAGSYTGTITFSVA, encoded by the coding sequence ATGCCGCCCCCCAGACCCACGGGTGCCCGCCGGACGATCACCGCCGCTGTCCGGACCGCACTGGCACTGACCTTGATCTTCGCGACGACGGTCGCGATCGTCCTGGTCAGGTCACCCGTGGCGAGCGCGCTCACGGTGCCGGTGCCGCTGGGCACAGCCGCCGACTTCGCGGTGCTCGCCGGCACGACGGTCACGAACACCGGGTTGTCGGTGGTCAACGGCGACCTTGGGGTGAGCCCGGGCGCGACGGTGAGCGGATTCCCTCCCGGCGTGGTCAACGGGGACATCCACCCCGACGACGCCCCGGCCATACAGGCCCAGATCGATCTGACCACCGCGTACAACAACGCCGCGGGGCGTACGACCACCGGCACGGTGGCGGAGGACCTCGGCGGAACCACCCTGCCCACCGGCGTGTACGAATCCGTTTCGGGAGCGTTCGAGCTCTCCGGGGCGTTGACCCTCGACGCCGAGGGTGACCCGAACGCCGTCTTCATCTTCAAGGCCGCCTCCACCCTCACCACCGGCACCTCGAGCACGGTCACCCTGGCCAACGGAGCGCAGTCCTGCAACGTCTTCTGGCAGGTCGGCAGCTCCGCGACGCTCGGCATCGACTCCGTACTGCGCGGTGACATCCTCGCGTCCGCCTCGATCAGCAGCGCCGGAGGAGCGGAGGTCGACGGTCGGGCGCTGGCCAGCAGCGGCCAGGTCAGCCTGGACACCACGACGATCACCGCATCGACCTGCGCCGTACCGGGCGAGTTGTCGATCACCGCGCCGGCACCGGTGGACCTGGGCAGCGCCAGCCCCGACGGGATCCTGTCGGACAACCTGGGCCCGGTGACGGTGACGGACGAGCGCCTCCTGTCGGAACCGTCGTGGATCGCGACGGTCGTCGCCACGGACTTCACCAACACCGACATCCCGCTCGCGACGATCTCGAACGAGTACATCTCCTACTGGTCGGGAATCGCCGACACCACGGGCGCGGGGACGTTCACCTCGGGCCAACCCACGGAGGACGACGCCGAGATCATCGACGAGGAACGTATCGCCTACACCCTCACGGACGGCGTCGGCAACAACACCGCGACCTGGGATCCGACCGTCACGATCGAGGTGCCCCTGTCCGCCGTCGCCGGCTCCTACACCGGAACGATCACGTTCTCCGTCGCCTGA
- a CDS encoding MMPL family transporter, giving the protein MTTTTVLPPPAPRPDPYTRPGRHRPGNLAARVAGWSARHRTTAIVGWLLFVVVATALSAMLGTVQAADSSYGHGESGRATELIAAAGFPDRAGEMVLIHSDSQVAGTPAFTDAVTATVAAVEGTGRVENVRADAVSEDRHSALVTFDLSGPSDTAADRVGAVRDAVAGVQREHPDLMVAQTGDASLDKSINEILAGDMHRLSMLSIPVTLGILIVAFGALLAAVLPMGLALTAFLASLGLLAAASRLVPAVDTTMHLMLLMGLAVGVDYCLFYLRREREERAKGADPERALAIAAATSGRAVLISALTVIIATSGMFLTRDTVFASLATGTILVVAIAALGSLTVLPAVLSKLGDRIDLGRVPGLYRRDSNGRGWARFLNAVLRRPGLSAVLATAALLALAVPALGMRTAEEDITALKTSAPALDTFLRVESAFPGGGDPAVIAVRADDVTTPAVTAAIDRFKTEALAAGALHEPMTVEVNPDRTLAVVSAGLSGTGIDTTSEQAVRTLREDVIPRTVEGVDGAEALLTGRAADSVDYNSAMGRSAPLVFAFVLGLAFLLLLVSFRSLVVALTAIVLNLLSVAAAYGLLVLVFQHGWGEGVLNFESAGAVTNWVPLFLFVILFGLSMDYHVFVLSRIREGHDRGWPTKLAVSRGIRGTAGTITSAALVMVAVFGLFTTGSLVSMKELGFGLAVAVLIDATIVRAVLLPSVMVLLRERNWYLPGWLGWLPTLSHGEAHDEDDRVRQPIGV; this is encoded by the coding sequence ATGACCACGACGACCGTTCTCCCGCCGCCGGCACCCCGGCCGGACCCGTACACCCGACCGGGCCGGCACCGGCCCGGCAACCTCGCCGCGCGGGTCGCCGGATGGAGTGCCCGGCACCGCACCACCGCCATCGTCGGCTGGCTGCTGTTCGTGGTGGTCGCGACCGCCCTCAGCGCCATGCTCGGCACCGTGCAGGCCGCCGACAGCTCGTACGGACACGGCGAGTCCGGCCGCGCCACCGAACTGATCGCCGCCGCCGGTTTCCCCGACCGGGCCGGGGAGATGGTGTTGATCCACAGCGACTCCCAGGTCGCCGGCACACCCGCGTTCACCGACGCCGTCACGGCCACCGTCGCCGCCGTCGAGGGGACCGGCCGGGTGGAGAACGTACGCGCCGACGCGGTCTCGGAGGACCGGCACTCGGCCCTGGTCACCTTCGACCTGTCCGGGCCCTCCGACACCGCCGCCGACCGGGTCGGTGCCGTACGCGACGCCGTTGCCGGGGTGCAACGGGAACACCCGGACCTGATGGTGGCCCAGACCGGGGACGCCAGCCTGGATAAGTCGATCAACGAGATCCTGGCCGGGGACATGCACCGGCTGTCCATGCTCTCCATCCCGGTGACCCTCGGCATCCTGATCGTGGCGTTCGGCGCGCTGCTGGCCGCCGTACTCCCGATGGGCCTGGCCCTGACCGCGTTCCTGGCGTCCCTCGGCCTGCTCGCCGCGGCCAGCCGGCTGGTGCCCGCGGTCGACACCACGATGCACCTGATGCTGCTGATGGGTCTCGCCGTCGGCGTCGACTACTGCCTGTTCTACCTGCGCCGGGAACGGGAGGAACGGGCGAAGGGCGCCGACCCGGAACGGGCCCTGGCCATCGCGGCGGCCACCTCCGGCCGGGCCGTGCTGATCTCCGCGCTGACCGTCATCATCGCCACCTCGGGCATGTTCCTGACCCGCGACACCGTCTTCGCCAGCCTCGCCACCGGCACCATCCTGGTGGTCGCGATCGCCGCCCTCGGCTCGCTCACCGTGCTGCCGGCCGTGCTGTCCAAGCTCGGCGACCGGATCGACCTCGGCCGGGTGCCGGGGCTCTACCGGCGCGACTCGAACGGCCGGGGCTGGGCCCGCTTCCTCAACGCGGTGCTGCGTCGGCCGGGGCTCTCCGCGGTCCTGGCCACGGCGGCGCTGCTCGCGCTCGCCGTGCCGGCACTCGGCATGCGCACCGCCGAGGAGGACATCACCGCGCTGAAGACCTCCGCGCCGGCACTGGACACGTTCCTCCGGGTCGAGTCCGCCTTCCCCGGCGGCGGCGACCCGGCCGTGATCGCCGTCCGGGCCGACGACGTGACCACCCCGGCGGTCACCGCCGCCATCGACCGGTTCAAGACCGAGGCCCTGGCCGCCGGTGCGCTGCACGAACCGATGACGGTCGAGGTCAACCCCGACCGGACGCTCGCCGTGGTCAGCGCCGGACTGTCCGGCACCGGCATCGACACCACCTCGGAACAGGCCGTACGCACCCTGCGCGAGGACGTCATCCCGCGCACCGTCGAGGGTGTCGACGGTGCCGAGGCCCTGCTGACCGGGCGGGCCGCCGACTCGGTCGACTACAACTCCGCGATGGGACGCAGTGCCCCACTGGTGTTCGCGTTCGTCCTCGGCCTGGCGTTCCTGCTCCTGCTCGTCTCGTTCCGGTCGCTGGTGGTGGCGCTCACCGCGATCGTGCTCAACCTGCTCTCCGTCGCCGCCGCGTACGGCCTGCTGGTGCTGGTCTTCCAGCACGGGTGGGGCGAGGGGGTGCTGAACTTCGAGTCGGCCGGAGCGGTCACCAACTGGGTGCCGCTGTTCCTCTTCGTGATCCTGTTCGGGCTCTCGATGGACTACCACGTCTTCGTACTGAGCCGGATCCGCGAGGGCCACGACCGGGGGTGGCCGACCAAACTCGCGGTCTCCCGGGGCATCCGCGGCACCGCCGGCACCATCACCAGCGCCGCCCTGGTCATGGTCGCGGTGTTTGGGCTGTTCACCACCGGCTCGCTGGTCTCGATGAAGGAACTCGGGTTCGGCCTGGCCGTCGCGGTCCTGATCGACGCGACCATCGTCCGGGCCGTCCTGCTGCCGTCGGTGATGGTCCTGCTCCGGGAACGGAACTGGTACCTGCCGGGATGGCTCGGCTGGCTGCCCACCCTCTCCCACGGCGAGGCGCACGACGAGGACGACCGGGTACGACAACCGATCGGAGTCTGA
- a CDS encoding DedA family protein, which produces MLAADPSPDSGGIVGFVTGLMEKLGGPGAGLAVALENLFPPIPSEVILPLAGFTASQGNLSLASAIIWTTIGSVVGALALYYVGALLGRDRVRAIAAKLPLVKLADVDRTEAWFLRHGVQAVFFGRMIPVFRSLISIPAGVERMRVTTFLLYTALGSLIWNTVFVMAGYLLGENWHVVEGYVGILQNVVIVVCVLAVGWFVTTRLLRARRARLSPDQVDEADLPQARPAPDAYAGYPAPDGYQGQATDPVARARASRGTLYGTPRRPTDQW; this is translated from the coding sequence TTGCTCGCCGCCGATCCCTCGCCCGACTCGGGCGGCATCGTGGGCTTCGTGACCGGTCTGATGGAGAAACTCGGTGGTCCGGGTGCCGGTCTGGCGGTGGCCCTGGAGAACCTGTTTCCGCCGATCCCGAGCGAGGTGATCCTGCCGCTGGCGGGATTCACCGCCAGCCAGGGCAACCTGAGCCTGGCCAGCGCGATCATCTGGACCACCATCGGTTCGGTGGTCGGCGCGCTCGCCCTCTACTACGTGGGTGCGCTGCTCGGCCGGGACCGGGTACGCGCGATCGCCGCGAAACTGCCCCTGGTGAAGCTCGCCGACGTCGACCGGACCGAGGCGTGGTTCCTCCGACACGGGGTGCAGGCGGTCTTCTTCGGCCGGATGATCCCGGTCTTCCGCAGCCTCATCTCCATTCCCGCCGGGGTGGAACGGATGCGGGTCACCACGTTCCTGCTCTACACCGCGCTGGGCAGCCTGATCTGGAACACCGTCTTCGTGATGGCGGGTTACCTGCTCGGCGAGAACTGGCACGTGGTGGAGGGTTACGTCGGGATCCTCCAGAACGTCGTGATCGTGGTCTGCGTACTTGCGGTGGGGTGGTTCGTGACCACCCGGCTGCTCCGGGCCCGGCGCGCCCGACTCTCCCCGGACCAGGTGGACGAGGCGGACCTGCCGCAGGCCCGGCCGGCGCCGGACGCGTACGCCGGTTACCCGGCACCGGACGGATACCAGGGGCAGGCTACCGATCCGGTCGCCCGCGCCCGTGCCTCCCGGGGCACCCTCTACGGCACCCCGCGCCGGCCGACCGACCAGTGGTGA
- a CDS encoding winged helix-turn-helix transcriptional regulator, with protein MTLVIPDVLVESCTTRQALERLGAKWRVLVIYGLLAGSQRHAELRRRLPGITQKVLTETLRGMEADGLVQRRVLKDTAPQHVEYALTDLGQTLREPLAAICAWATEHGSDPAPGTAGGVGP; from the coding sequence ATGACCCTGGTGATCCCGGACGTGCTGGTGGAGAGCTGCACCACACGGCAGGCCCTGGAGCGACTCGGCGCCAAGTGGCGGGTGCTGGTGATCTACGGACTGCTGGCCGGCTCGCAGCGGCACGCCGAGCTGCGCCGCCGGCTGCCCGGAATCACCCAGAAGGTGCTGACCGAGACGCTGCGCGGGATGGAGGCCGACGGACTGGTGCAGCGACGGGTCCTCAAGGACACGGCACCCCAGCACGTGGAGTACGCCCTGACCGACCTGGGCCAGACGCTACGGGAACCACTCGCCGCGATCTGCGCCTGGGCGACCGAACACGGCAGCGACCCGGCACCGGGGACGGCAGGCGGGGTCGGGCCATGA
- a CDS encoding alpha/beta hydrolase, whose product MSEPIEIRTERISFSCEGIELVGVLRLPVADRPVPAVVLTGPFTGVKEQVTGGYADRLAQAGFGTLAFDHRGFGESGGRRGHEDSQGKLTDLRAAVGLLAARDEVDPARLGVVGICLGGGYAVRAAAADSRLRAAVGIAGAYNSPEWFARQSGIGGYRSALGSFLDRYDEYLPAVAPDGGEAAMGGAEPYAYYGTARSASPSWENRVTRGSLHSLMTFDALGAAPLLGATPLLVVHGRVDDYCRPELATRLYEQVTGVKEIVWLDTDRHIDLYDTEPYVSGAVEACADFLHRNLATAQDPQRSRFLSDTR is encoded by the coding sequence ATGTCCGAGCCGATCGAGATCCGTACCGAGCGGATCAGTTTTTCCTGTGAGGGCATCGAACTGGTCGGCGTCCTGCGGTTGCCGGTCGCCGATCGACCGGTGCCCGCGGTGGTTCTCACCGGCCCGTTCACCGGCGTCAAGGAGCAGGTCACGGGTGGTTACGCCGACCGGCTCGCCCAGGCCGGGTTCGGCACCCTCGCATTCGACCACCGGGGTTTCGGGGAGAGCGGCGGACGCCGGGGGCACGAGGACAGCCAGGGAAAACTGACCGATCTGCGGGCGGCGGTCGGGTTGCTGGCGGCGCGGGACGAGGTGGACCCGGCCCGGCTCGGTGTGGTCGGGATCTGTCTCGGTGGCGGGTACGCGGTCCGGGCCGCGGCGGCGGACTCCCGGCTCCGGGCGGCGGTCGGCATCGCGGGTGCCTACAACAGCCCGGAGTGGTTCGCGCGGCAGTCGGGGATCGGGGGGTACCGGTCCGCGCTCGGCTCGTTCCTGGACCGGTACGACGAGTACCTGCCGGCCGTGGCGCCGGACGGCGGCGAGGCGGCGATGGGCGGTGCGGAGCCGTACGCGTACTACGGCACCGCCCGCTCCGCCTCGCCGTCCTGGGAGAACCGGGTGACCAGGGGATCACTGCACTCGCTGATGACCTTCGACGCGCTCGGCGCCGCGCCGCTGCTCGGGGCGACGCCGCTGCTGGTGGTGCACGGCCGGGTCGACGACTACTGCCGGCCGGAACTCGCGACGCGGTTGTACGAGCAGGTGACCGGCGTGAAGGAGATCGTCTGGCTGGATACCGACCGGCACATCGACCTGTACGACACCGAGCCGTATGTCTCGGGGGCGGTCGAGGCCTGTGCCGACTTCCTTCACCGGAACTTGGCGACCGCACAGGACCCACAGCGTTCGAGGTTTTTGTCCGATACAAGGTGA